One Halalkalicoccus tibetensis genomic region harbors:
- the glmU gene encoding bifunctional sugar-1-phosphate nucleotidylyltransferase/acetyltransferase encodes MQTVILAAGQGTRLRPLTESIPKPMLSVAGRPIAAHVADAAVAGGADELIFVTGYMGDVVEEYFGETYRGVPVSYATQEEQLGTAHAVRAAREHIDEAFAVINGDNLYDPESIAELFANAPAIGAFEVDDPSNYGVLSTSDGRVTDIIEKPEEPPTNLANAGVYLFPPEAKAHLDVPMSERGEHELTDVLARVIEDHDVTPVEVERWMDVGRPWELLEANELLLGEEGRRLDGEVDADATLEGRVVVEEGASIGPGVTIEGPAYIGPDCEIGPNAYVRGATLLEGDVHIGQAVEIKNSVIMQGTNVPHLSYVGDSVLGRDVNLGAGTNVANLRHDGDDVELTVKGDRVSTGRRKFGVVVGHGAKTAINTSLAPGVTLSGDATTAPGEAVLRDR; translated from the coding sequence ATGCAAACCGTGATCCTCGCGGCGGGTCAAGGAACCCGCCTTCGTCCCCTGACGGAGTCGATACCGAAGCCGATGTTATCGGTCGCCGGCCGGCCGATCGCCGCCCACGTCGCCGACGCGGCGGTCGCCGGCGGCGCCGACGAGCTGATCTTCGTCACGGGCTACATGGGCGACGTCGTCGAGGAGTACTTCGGCGAGACCTACCGCGGGGTGCCGGTCAGTTATGCCACCCAGGAGGAGCAGCTGGGGACGGCCCACGCCGTCCGGGCGGCACGCGAGCACATCGACGAGGCGTTCGCCGTCATCAACGGCGACAACCTCTACGACCCCGAGAGCATCGCCGAGTTGTTCGCGAACGCCCCCGCTATCGGTGCCTTCGAGGTCGACGATCCCTCGAACTACGGCGTTCTCTCGACGTCGGACGGACGGGTGACCGACATCATCGAGAAGCCCGAGGAGCCGCCGACGAACCTCGCGAACGCGGGCGTCTACCTGTTCCCGCCGGAGGCGAAAGCCCACCTCGACGTGCCGATGAGCGAGCGGGGCGAACACGAGCTCACCGACGTCCTCGCACGCGTCATCGAGGACCACGACGTTACGCCCGTCGAGGTCGAACGCTGGATGGACGTCGGGCGCCCGTGGGAACTGCTCGAGGCCAACGAACTCCTCTTGGGCGAGGAAGGACGCCGGCTCGACGGCGAGGTCGACGCCGACGCGACCCTCGAGGGCCGGGTCGTCGTCGAGGAGGGCGCGTCGATCGGACCGGGCGTGACGATCGAGGGACCGGCCTACATCGGCCCCGACTGCGAGATCGGCCCGAACGCCTACGTCCGCGGGGCGACCCTGCTCGAGGGCGACGTCCACATCGGACAGGCGGTCGAGATCAAGAACAGCGTGATCATGCAGGGGACGAACGTCCCGCATCTCTCCTACGTCGGCGACAGCGTCCTCGGGCGGGACGTGAACCTCGGCGCGGGGACGAACGTCGCGAACCTGCGCCACGACGGCGACGACGTGGAGCTCACCGTCAAAGGCGACCGGGTCTCGACCGGCCGGCGGAAGTTCGGCGTCGTGGTCGGCCACGGCGCGAAGACGGCGATCAACACGAGCCTCGCGCCCGGCGTGACTCTCTCGGGGGACGCGACCACGGCGCCCGGCGAAGCGGTACTGCGCGATCGGTGA
- a CDS encoding oligosaccharide flippase family protein — MKRTLVTAFISIAGANVAVAMLGAVMTPILVRILGPEGYGTYATVMSVFALLMIVVSSGVDSGTRKYLAEDRDEEDWHDNVFGYYFRIATVLALAASALLLASVQIGLVDRYPGEEYAFFFLLLALVTIMAQMREYAHRSLLGLKLEHISEPLFVVQKVFFFTFAISLAYLGYGVSGVLAGHIIADALTSLIGFFFLAREISMRSVFERTPESFPRRELLNFNNLSIVYILFLTSLYHVDVLMLQAFTDEAQVGYYKAALVLAEFLWLAPKAVQSVMIQSASELWHRDQVEQITSLASKATRYTLLLTALMAVGIAVLAAEFVPRYYGAEFGPTIAPLLLLLPGTVGFAVARPILSVSHARGDMRVMILATGAAAAMNLLLNLTLIPQFGIEGAAIATSLGYLSLPVFHLWGARAIGYNPLGDIRPIRVSITVAATGVMLVALAIGIDALIEAPLVTLGLPLIDTALPVDAPLIAFVVIPPAGLIAYGILALATKAIDPSEITRILSGMPGPLSRYASTVERLFGEGDETRN; from the coding sequence ATGAAACGTACACTCGTTACGGCGTTTATCTCCATCGCCGGCGCGAACGTCGCCGTCGCGATGCTCGGTGCGGTGATGACGCCGATCCTCGTGCGTATCCTCGGCCCCGAGGGCTACGGGACGTACGCGACCGTGATGTCGGTCTTCGCCCTCCTGATGATCGTCGTGAGCTCGGGCGTCGACAGCGGGACCCGCAAGTACCTCGCCGAGGACCGCGACGAGGAGGACTGGCACGACAACGTCTTCGGCTACTACTTCCGGATCGCGACGGTGCTCGCGCTGGCCGCGAGCGCGCTGTTGCTCGCGTCGGTCCAGATCGGCCTGGTCGATCGCTACCCCGGCGAGGAGTACGCCTTCTTCTTCCTGCTGTTGGCGCTGGTGACGATCATGGCCCAGATGCGCGAGTACGCCCATCGCTCGCTGCTGGGCCTGAAGCTCGAACACATCTCCGAGCCGCTGTTCGTCGTACAGAAGGTGTTCTTCTTCACGTTCGCGATCTCGCTCGCCTACCTCGGTTACGGGGTTTCGGGCGTTCTCGCGGGCCACATCATCGCCGACGCGCTCACCAGTCTGATCGGCTTCTTCTTCCTCGCGCGCGAGATCTCGATGCGTTCGGTCTTCGAGCGGACCCCCGAATCGTTCCCCCGGCGGGAGCTTCTCAACTTCAACAACCTCTCGATCGTCTACATCCTCTTTCTGACCTCGCTGTATCACGTCGACGTGCTGATGCTGCAGGCGTTCACGGACGAGGCACAGGTCGGCTACTACAAGGCCGCACTCGTGCTCGCGGAGTTCCTCTGGCTCGCGCCCAAGGCGGTCCAGTCGGTGATGATCCAGTCGGCCTCGGAGCTGTGGCACCGCGATCAGGTCGAGCAGATCACCTCGCTGGCCTCGAAGGCGACCCGCTATACGCTGTTGCTGACGGCGTTGATGGCCGTCGGGATCGCCGTACTGGCCGCGGAGTTCGTCCCGCGGTACTACGGGGCCGAGTTCGGCCCGACGATCGCACCGCTGCTCCTGTTGTTGCCGGGCACCGTCGGCTTCGCCGTCGCCCGGCCGATCCTCTCGGTGAGCCACGCCCGCGGGGACATGCGGGTCATGATCCTCGCGACCGGGGCGGCGGCGGCGATGAACCTGCTGTTGAACCTGACGCTGATCCCCCAGTTCGGGATCGAGGGGGCGGCGATCGCGACCTCGCTTGGCTACCTCTCGCTTCCGGTGTTCCATCTCTGGGGCGCGCGCGCGATCGGCTACAACCCGTTGGGGGACATCCGGCCGATCCGCGTCTCGATCACCGTCGCGGCCACCGGCGTGATGCTCGTCGCGCTGGCGATCGGGATCGACGCGCTGATCGAGGCGCCGCTCGTGACTCTCGGGCTCCCGCTGATCGACACGGCGCTGCCGGTCGACGCCCCCCTGATCGCGTTCGTCGTGATCCCCCCGGCGGGGCTGATCGCCTACGGGATCCTGGCGCTCGCGACGAAGGCGATCGACCCCTCGGAGATCACGCGGATCCTGAGCGGGATGCCGGGTCCGCTGAGCCGATACGCGTCGACGGTCGAGCGCCTCTTCGGCGAGGGCGACGAGACCAGGAACTGA
- a CDS encoding pro-sigmaK processing inhibitor BofA family protein, which yields MVTGLEVAVLVAVVVLLLGSYRVIHTVRPFIVNAVVGLLALILASMFGFGVEITPFVLLIVAIGGVPGAVLVVLLAYLGIAFTPVAI from the coding sequence ATGGTCACTGGACTCGAAGTCGCGGTCCTCGTCGCCGTCGTCGTCCTCCTGCTGGGTTCGTACCGCGTCATCCACACCGTACGCCCCTTCATCGTCAACGCGGTCGTCGGCCTTCTCGCCCTCATCCTCGCGTCGATGTTCGGCTTCGGCGTCGAGATCACCCCGTTCGTCCTCCTGATCGTCGCGATCGGCGGCGTCCCAGGGGCCGTGCTCGTCGTCCTGCTCGCCTATCTGGGGATCGCATTCACGCCCGTCGCGATCTGA
- a CDS encoding CapA family protein, translating into MDATDDVLRLVEPDGETWSLYVAGDFVYDGPTGPSPIGDTVGSRIASSDLSVLNLEAPIPADDSIPKAGPKKESAPGVPALLGETGFDAVTLANNHAMDYGLEGLTETVEACGDAGLETLGVGTDRSDALSPLYLTIDGTEIALVNACQREFGVATGSRPGTAWIDHPDADRTIERANERAEVVILIAHGGVEFVPLPPVQWQRRLRRLTELGADLVVGHHPHVPQGWERYEGTPIFYSLGNFLFDHTVRPKAQWGLSLEITFDGPTPAAAELVLTEEVDGGIQLLEEESRRRECLSHLHRLSGLFDDPDEYAAHWQEMAVRIFNQRYSGWLRRAAGGNPVTFLRQPREHLTQDGLWTGEARQEELLLLLNVVRNGSHRSLMETALAVQSGASVDRRTPEVERRVRELLSWTEDQPVYDRPTTIERKVSDLSERFLGE; encoded by the coding sequence ATGGACGCCACCGACGACGTCCTTCGGCTCGTGGAGCCGGACGGGGAGACGTGGTCGCTCTACGTCGCCGGGGACTTCGTGTACGACGGCCCGACGGGCCCGTCCCCGATCGGCGACACCGTCGGGAGCCGTATCGCCTCGAGCGACCTCTCGGTCCTCAACCTCGAGGCGCCGATCCCGGCGGACGACTCGATCCCGAAAGCCGGCCCGAAGAAGGAGTCGGCGCCCGGAGTGCCGGCGCTGCTCGGTGAGACGGGCTTCGACGCCGTGACGCTCGCGAACAACCACGCGATGGACTACGGCCTCGAGGGCCTCACCGAGACCGTTGAGGCCTGCGGGGACGCCGGCCTCGAGACGCTCGGCGTCGGAACCGACCGCTCGGACGCGCTTTCCCCCCTGTACCTGACGATCGACGGCACCGAGATCGCACTCGTCAACGCCTGCCAGCGGGAGTTCGGCGTCGCGACCGGCTCGCGGCCGGGCACCGCTTGGATCGACCACCCCGACGCCGACCGCACCATCGAGCGCGCGAACGAGCGTGCCGAGGTCGTGATACTCATCGCGCACGGGGGCGTCGAGTTCGTCCCGTTGCCGCCGGTGCAGTGGCAGCGTCGCCTCCGGCGGCTGACCGAACTGGGTGCCGACCTCGTCGTCGGGCACCACCCCCACGTCCCGCAGGGCTGGGAGCGCTACGAGGGAACGCCGATCTTCTACAGTCTGGGGAACTTCCTGTTCGACCACACGGTCCGCCCGAAGGCCCAATGGGGGCTCTCGCTCGAGATCACGTTCGACGGTCCGACGCCGGCCGCCGCCGAACTCGTCCTCACCGAGGAGGTCGACGGGGGCATCCAACTCCTCGAGGAGGAGTCACGGCGCCGGGAGTGTCTCTCGCATCTCCATCGGCTCTCGGGGCTCTTCGACGACCCCGACGAGTACGCGGCCCACTGGCAGGAGATGGCCGTTCGGATCTTCAACCAGCGCTACTCGGGGTGGCTGCGGCGGGCCGCGGGCGGCAACCCGGTGACCTTTCTTCGCCAGCCGCGCGAACACCTCACCCAGGACGGGCTCTGGACCGGCGAGGCCCGCCAGGAGGAGCTCCTCCTCCTGCTGAACGTCGTCCGGAACGGCTCGCATCGATCGCTGATGGAGACGGCGCTCGCGGTTCAGTCCGGCGCCAGCGTCGATCGGCGGACCCCCGAGGTCGAGCGACGGGTCCGCGAACTCCTCTCCTGGACGGAGGACCAGCCCGTCTACGATCGACCGACGACGATCGAACGGAAGGTGAGCGACCTCTCGGAGCGGTTCCTCGGCGAGTAG
- a CDS encoding DEAD/DEAH box helicase, protein MSTQRQRVGTLFLHGTRDDYLAVPLRDGERLFQAVLELKETSAGPRPGKFRIKRDSTQEPRNPEEFVEFARGADRIRISEQTSREGREELREMLSGYQLDARVVRTCRLCASTGRFSPITGETAIETGREQICPDCAFVELERELSYAGGVTGAAEDRLKDLLLEVQDLERITNLLQGELDPDLTKFDEISATTDEVNPVPVSSLDLHPELQGLLEGRFDDLLPVQSLAAENGLFEGRDQLVVSATATGKTLVGEMTGIDRVLKGEGKMLFLVPLVALANQKHEDFRDEYGDLANVTLRVGASRVRDDGNRFDPNADVIVGTYEGIDHALRTGRDLGDIATVVIDEVHTLKEDERGHRLDGLIARLKDYCEQRAGRRAGYGGAQWVYLSATVGNPEWLARKLEARLIEFEERPIPIERHLTFAGGDEKPRIENRLVKREFDRESSKGYRGQTIIFTNSRRRCHEISRKIEYDAAPYHAGLDYGQRKKVERRFADQELSAVVTTAALAAGVDFPASQVIFDSLAMGIEWLSVQEFHQMLGRAGRPDYHDRGTVYLLVEPDCSYHNSMEGTEDEIAFKLLKDEMEPVRTHYDESAAIEETLANVVVGGKRAKSLNDRMIGEIPTTHAIGKLLEYEFIDGLDPTPLGRAVTRHFLAPDEAFKILDGIRKGEDPLDIVATMELHGEE, encoded by the coding sequence GTGTCAACGCAGCGCCAGCGGGTCGGGACGCTCTTCCTCCACGGAACCCGCGACGACTACCTCGCGGTGCCGCTCAGGGACGGCGAGCGGCTGTTCCAGGCCGTCCTCGAGCTGAAGGAGACGAGCGCGGGTCCGCGACCCGGGAAGTTCCGCATCAAGCGCGACTCGACCCAGGAGCCACGCAACCCCGAGGAGTTCGTCGAGTTCGCGCGCGGAGCCGATCGAATCAGGATCTCCGAGCAGACCTCGCGGGAGGGGCGCGAGGAGCTTCGGGAGATGCTCTCGGGCTACCAGCTCGACGCGCGCGTCGTCAGGACCTGTCGGCTCTGTGCATCGACGGGGCGGTTCTCGCCGATTACGGGCGAGACGGCGATCGAGACGGGCCGGGAACAGATCTGTCCGGACTGTGCCTTCGTCGAGCTCGAACGCGAGCTCTCGTACGCGGGTGGGGTCACCGGCGCGGCCGAGGACCGACTGAAGGACCTGCTGCTGGAGGTCCAGGACCTCGAACGGATCACGAACCTGCTGCAGGGCGAGCTCGACCCCGACCTCACGAAGTTCGACGAGATCAGCGCCACGACCGACGAGGTCAACCCGGTGCCCGTCTCCTCGCTCGATCTCCATCCGGAGCTGCAGGGCCTACTGGAGGGACGGTTCGACGACCTGCTGCCGGTCCAGAGCCTCGCCGCCGAGAACGGCCTCTTCGAGGGCCGGGACCAGCTCGTCGTCTCGGCGACCGCGACGGGCAAGACCCTCGTCGGCGAGATGACGGGGATCGACCGCGTACTGAAGGGCGAGGGGAAGATGCTCTTTCTCGTCCCGCTGGTGGCGCTCGCGAACCAGAAACACGAGGACTTCCGCGACGAGTACGGCGACCTCGCGAACGTCACCCTGCGGGTCGGCGCGAGCCGCGTCCGGGACGACGGCAACCGGTTCGACCCGAACGCGGACGTGATCGTCGGCACCTACGAGGGGATCGACCACGCGCTGCGCACCGGGCGGGACCTGGGCGACATCGCCACGGTCGTCATCGACGAGGTCCACACCCTCAAGGAGGACGAGCGGGGCCACCGCCTCGACGGGCTGATCGCCCGGCTGAAGGACTACTGCGAGCAGCGCGCGGGCAGGCGAGCGGGCTACGGAGGTGCCCAATGGGTCTACCTCTCCGCGACCGTCGGCAACCCCGAGTGGCTCGCGCGAAAGCTCGAGGCGCGCCTCATCGAGTTCGAGGAGCGGCCCATCCCGATCGAGCGCCACCTCACCTTCGCGGGCGGCGACGAGAAACCGCGCATCGAGAACCGGCTCGTGAAACGCGAGTTCGACCGGGAGTCCTCGAAGGGGTATCGCGGCCAGACGATAATCTTCACCAACTCCCGGCGGCGCTGTCACGAGATCAGCCGGAAGATCGAGTACGACGCCGCGCCGTATCACGCGGGCCTCGACTACGGGCAGCGAAAGAAGGTCGAGCGTCGATTCGCCGACCAGGAGCTCTCGGCGGTCGTGACGACCGCGGCGCTCGCGGCGGGGGTGGACTTCCCCGCCTCGCAGGTGATCTTCGACTCGCTGGCGATGGGCATCGAGTGGCTCTCGGTCCAGGAGTTCCACCAGATGCTCGGGCGGGCGGGCCGGCCCGACTACCACGACCGCGGGACGGTCTACCTGCTGGTCGAGCCCGACTGCTCCTATCACAACAGCATGGAGGGCACCGAGGACGAGATCGCGTTCAAGCTCCTGAAGGACGAGATGGAACCGGTCCGCACCCACTACGACGAGTCGGCGGCGATCGAGGAGACGCTCGCGAACGTGGTCGTCGGCGGCAAGCGCGCGAAATCGCTCAACGACCGGATGATCGGCGAGATACCGACCACCCACGCGATCGGCAAGCTGCTGGAGTACGAGTTCATCGACGGGCTCGACCCCACGCCGCTGGGCCGGGCCGTCACGCGACACTTCCTCGCGCCCGACGAGGCGTTCAAGATCCTCGACGGGATCCGCAAGGGCGAGGACCCCCTGGACATCGTCGCGACGATGGAGCTCCACGGCGAGGAGTGA
- the glmM gene encoding phosphoglucosamine mutase encodes MSLFGTSGIRGPVGDVVTGELALSVGRAVATDADRIVVGRDPRESGEWLLEAVSAGARECGADVLDAGMVATPTLARAVGREGAEAGVVVTASHNPPEDNGLKLWNPSGQAFEAAQADRIEKRITSGEYELGNWDEGGGRAVLEDANERHVEELMAAVEPGSLEGLSVVVDLGNGAGGVTIDALERLGCTVEAMHAEPDGSFPNRPSEPTAENCKALCGRVAETDADLGIAHDGDADRMMAVDETGRFVPKDVLLALFAREAASEGTRVAVPVDTSLVVEDELAKLGASVTHTRVGDVHVAERTTEPDVVFGGEPSGAWIWPDETLCPDGPLAACKLAATVAETPLSERVDSVVSPHLLRENVETEHKEAVMERVATAVPETYPDADLLTIDGVRVGFSDGWFLLRASGTQPLIRVTAESRDQDRAEELRSVATGLLDDAVESV; translated from the coding sequence ATGAGTCTCTTCGGAACGAGTGGCATCCGCGGACCGGTCGGCGACGTCGTAACCGGCGAGCTCGCGCTCTCGGTCGGTCGGGCCGTCGCGACCGACGCCGATCGGATCGTCGTGGGCCGCGATCCCCGCGAGAGCGGCGAGTGGCTCCTCGAGGCCGTCAGCGCGGGCGCACGCGAGTGTGGCGCGGACGTCCTCGACGCGGGCATGGTAGCGACGCCGACGCTCGCGCGGGCGGTGGGTCGGGAGGGCGCCGAGGCAGGGGTCGTCGTGACCGCCTCGCACAACCCGCCCGAGGACAACGGGCTGAAGCTCTGGAACCCCTCGGGACAGGCGTTCGAGGCCGCCCAGGCCGATCGGATCGAAAAGCGGATCACGAGCGGGGAGTACGAGCTCGGGAACTGGGATGAGGGCGGCGGTCGGGCCGTCCTCGAGGACGCGAACGAGCGCCACGTCGAGGAGCTCATGGCCGCGGTCGAGCCCGGCTCGCTCGAGGGGCTCTCGGTGGTCGTCGATCTGGGCAATGGCGCCGGCGGGGTGACGATCGACGCGCTCGAACGGCTGGGCTGTACGGTCGAAGCGATGCACGCCGAGCCCGACGGCAGCTTTCCCAACCGGCCCTCCGAGCCGACCGCGGAGAACTGCAAGGCGCTCTGCGGGCGGGTCGCGGAGACCGACGCGGACCTGGGGATCGCCCACGACGGCGACGCCGACCGCATGATGGCCGTCGACGAGACGGGCCGGTTCGTCCCCAAGGACGTGCTGCTCGCGCTGTTCGCGCGCGAGGCCGCAAGCGAGGGGACCCGCGTCGCGGTCCCGGTCGACACGAGCCTCGTCGTCGAGGACGAGCTCGCGAAGCTCGGCGCGTCGGTCACCCACACCCGCGTGGGTGACGTCCACGTCGCCGAACGCACGACCGAGCCCGACGTGGTCTTCGGCGGCGAGCCCAGCGGGGCGTGGATCTGGCCCGACGAGACGCTCTGTCCCGACGGTCCGCTCGCGGCCTGCAAGCTCGCGGCCACCGTGGCCGAGACGCCGCTCTCCGAGCGCGTCGACAGCGTGGTCTCGCCGCACCTGCTTCGCGAGAACGTCGAAACCGAGCACAAGGAGGCCGTGATGGAGCGCGTCGCGACGGCCGTTCCCGAGACCTATCCCGATGCCGACCTGCTGACGATCGACGGCGTCCGTGTCGGCTTCTCCGACGGCTGGTTCCTGCTGCGAGCCAGCGGGACCCAGCCGCTGATCCGGGTGACCGCCGAGTCCCGCGACCAGGACCGAGCCGAGGAGCTACGGTCGGTCGCGACAGGGCTGCTCGATGACGCCGTAGAGTCCGTGTGA
- a CDS encoding DUF420 domain-containing protein yields MATATVQRRARNRPLAAAMVLTALGYALVIGTFAGVVPLYPDIGEPGVDLLSHAIAIVNTVTTVSLVLGWYWIRKGEVGKHRNAMVLSFALIVLFLLLYLPKVGGGGEKHFVLASQYAWVPLWDWIQPAYLIMLAIHIVLSVLAVPLVLYAIVLGLTHTPTELAETSHARVGQIAAGSWILSLVLGVVTYVMLNHLYAAEFAPA; encoded by the coding sequence ATGGCAACGGCAACCGTACAGCGGCGCGCGAGGAACCGACCACTGGCGGCCGCGATGGTGCTCACGGCGCTTGGCTACGCGCTCGTCATCGGGACCTTCGCCGGCGTCGTCCCGCTGTACCCCGACATCGGCGAACCGGGTGTCGACCTGCTCTCGCACGCGATCGCGATCGTCAACACGGTGACGACCGTCTCGCTCGTGCTCGGCTGGTACTGGATCCGCAAGGGCGAGGTCGGGAAACACAGGAACGCGATGGTGCTGTCGTTCGCCCTGATCGTGCTGTTCCTCCTGCTGTACCTCCCGAAGGTCGGTGGCGGCGGCGAGAAACACTTCGTCCTCGCCAGCCAGTACGCCTGGGTGCCGCTGTGGGACTGGATCCAGCCCGCCTACCTGATCATGCTCGCGATCCACATCGTCCTCTCGGTGCTCGCGGTGCCGCTCGTGCTCTACGCGATCGTCCTCGGGCTCACTCACACCCCGACCGAGCTGGCGGAAACCTCCCACGCACGGGTCGGCCAGATCGCCGCCGGATCGTGGATCCTCAGCCTAGTCCTCGGCGTCGTCACTTACGTCATGCTCAACCACCTCTACGCCGCGGAGTTCGCCCCGGCCTGA
- a CDS encoding HalOD1 output domain-containing protein, giving the protein MSARDTETAATQDVAREDGVYRTSHDEETGPLSTTVVLAVSEAAGADPSEFQLYTYVDPDSLDALFDPTTGAGRETYVEFVALEHRVTVYGSGEIEVQPVGFES; this is encoded by the coding sequence ATGAGCGCCAGGGATACGGAAACGGCGGCGACGCAGGACGTGGCCCGCGAGGACGGTGTCTATCGAACCAGCCACGACGAGGAGACGGGGCCGCTGTCGACGACGGTCGTTCTGGCGGTCTCTGAGGCCGCCGGGGCCGATCCGTCGGAGTTCCAGCTGTACACCTACGTCGATCCGGACTCGTTGGACGCGCTGTTCGACCCCACGACCGGAGCGGGCCGGGAGACCTACGTGGAGTTCGTCGCCCTCGAACACCGAGTGACGGTCTACGGATCGGGGGAGATCGAGGTCCAACCGGTCGGCTTCGAGTCATAG
- the glmS gene encoding glutamine--fructose-6-phosphate transaminase (isomerizing), whose translation MCGIIACVGSSNAVDTVLTGLKNLEYRGYDSAGLAIQNGSNLVVRKRAGKISDLTDGFAQELPQGVLGIGHTRWSTHGPPTDENAHPHTSASGTVAVVHNGVISNYEALRTELEGLGYAFESDTDTEVVPHLIEHYLEDGLDSDAAFREAIDRLEGSYAIAAMVEGEETVRAARQGSPLVVGIHDDAYYLASDVPAFLEYTDEVIYLEDGDVVTVEDGSLSITDLAGEPISRETDVVDWDPEETGKGGYDHYMLKEIESQPESLSNTIRGRIDPDEPAVHLEDFPRGCFEDVTEVHFVACGTSYHAALYGARLLEEANVSVRASRASEFSGRIPNPDGTLVVPVTQSGETADTLGALRAAREAGARTLAVTNVIGSTIAREADEVLYIRAGPEIGVAATKTFSSQVVTLVLLAERLREEVEGAIAREDRREFLEALSVLPDQIEEVIRTSRAEALSEKYDDRGAYFFIGHALQHPVALEGALKFKEITYEHAEGFASGELKHGPLALVTPGTPIFALFDGKHDEKTHTNAKEAQARGAEIVAVTSSERTASFADDVLAIPDTHPDLVGLLANVQLQFVSYYTARLLGRPIDKPRNLAKSVTVE comes from the coding sequence ATGTGTGGCATCATCGCTTGTGTCGGTTCCTCCAACGCGGTCGACACCGTTCTGACCGGACTCAAGAACCTCGAATATCGGGGCTACGACTCCGCCGGGCTCGCGATCCAGAACGGCTCGAACCTCGTAGTTCGAAAGCGCGCGGGCAAGATCAGCGATCTCACCGACGGGTTCGCCCAGGAGCTCCCGCAGGGCGTCTTGGGGATCGGCCATACCCGCTGGAGCACCCACGGCCCGCCGACCGACGAGAACGCCCACCCCCACACGAGCGCCTCGGGCACCGTCGCGGTCGTTCACAACGGCGTCATCTCCAACTACGAGGCGCTTCGAACCGAGCTCGAGGGGCTCGGCTACGCGTTCGAGAGCGACACCGACACCGAGGTCGTTCCGCACCTCATCGAACACTACCTCGAGGACGGTCTCGACAGCGATGCCGCGTTCCGCGAGGCGATCGACCGTCTCGAGGGGAGCTACGCCATCGCGGCGATGGTCGAGGGCGAGGAGACGGTGCGCGCGGCTCGACAGGGCTCGCCGCTCGTCGTCGGCATCCACGACGACGCGTACTATCTGGCGAGCGACGTCCCCGCCTTCCTCGAGTACACCGACGAGGTGATCTACCTCGAGGACGGCGACGTCGTCACCGTCGAGGACGGATCGCTCTCGATCACGGACCTGGCCGGCGAGCCGATCTCGCGCGAGACCGACGTCGTCGACTGGGACCCCGAGGAGACCGGCAAGGGTGGCTACGACCACTACATGCTCAAGGAGATCGAGAGCCAGCCCGAGTCGCTCTCGAACACGATCCGCGGACGGATCGACCCCGACGAGCCGGCCGTCCATCTCGAGGACTTCCCGCGGGGCTGCTTCGAGGACGTCACCGAGGTCCACTTCGTGGCCTGTGGCACGTCGTATCACGCGGCGCTGTACGGCGCGCGGCTGCTCGAGGAAGCGAACGTCTCGGTTCGTGCTTCGCGTGCCAGCGAGTTCTCCGGGCGGATCCCGAACCCCGACGGAACGCTCGTCGTCCCGGTCACCCAGAGCGGCGAGACCGCCGACACCCTGGGTGCGCTCAGGGCGGCGCGGGAAGCGGGCGCCCGGACGCTCGCGGTGACGAACGTCATCGGCTCGACGATCGCCCGCGAGGCCGACGAGGTGTTGTACATCCGCGCCGGCCCGGAGATCGGCGTCGCCGCCACCAAGACCTTCTCCTCGCAGGTGGTCACGCTCGTCCTGCTGGCCGAGCGGCTCCGCGAGGAGGTCGAGGGCGCCATCGCCCGCGAGGACCGCCGTGAGTTCCTCGAGGCGCTGTCGGTGCTTCCCGACCAGATCGAGGAGGTGATCCGGACCTCCCGGGCCGAGGCCCTCAGCGAGAAGTACGACGACCGCGGGGCGTACTTCTTCATCGGCCACGCCCTCCAACACCCCGTGGCGCTCGAGGGTGCGCTGAAGTTCAAGGAGATCACCTACGAGCACGCGGAGGGGTTCGCCTCCGGCGAGCTCAAACACGGCCCGCTCGCACTCGTCACGCCGGGGACCCCGATCTTCGCACTGTTCGACGGGAAGCACGACGAGAAGACCCACACGAACGCAAAGGAGGCCCAGGCCCGTGGCGCGGAGATCGTCGCGGTCACGTCCAGCGAACGGACCGCGTCGTTCGCCGACGACGTCCTGGCGATCCCCGACACCCACCCGGATCTCGTCGGGCTGCTCGCGAACGTCCAGCTCCAGTTCGTCTCCTACTACACCGCACGGTTGCTCGGCCGGCCGATCGACAAGCCACGCAACCTCGCGAAGAGTGTCACCGTCGAGTGA